In the genome of Streptomyces collinus, one region contains:
- a CDS encoding Dyp-type peroxidase, with product MTSPLPSEETLPQPVLNPPASVAVFLVATIAPGGESAVREVLGSLAGLVRSVGFPSPDGGLGCVAGVGYRAWGRLFDGPRPAELHPFRELAGPRHHAPSTPGDLFLHIRAARTDLCFALAAELVRRLRGAVTVRDETQAFSYFDSRNLLGFVDGTENPVGPAAADAALVGAEDPGFRGGSYALVQKYLHDVDAWDALAVEAQEKVIGRTKLTNLELDAPGSHKDVNTVLGPDGAEQKILRSAMPFGRPGHGEFGTYFVAYARTPAIPETMLRKMFLGGPGSGPDPLLDYSRAVTGSLFFIPPADFLEALPGG from the coding sequence ATGACGTCACCGCTGCCCTCCGAAGAGACGCTGCCGCAACCGGTCCTGAACCCGCCGGCGTCGGTCGCGGTGTTCCTGGTCGCCACGATCGCACCCGGCGGGGAGAGCGCCGTACGGGAGGTGCTGGGCTCCCTCGCGGGCCTGGTGCGCTCCGTCGGCTTCCCCAGCCCCGACGGCGGGCTGGGCTGCGTCGCCGGAGTCGGGTACCGGGCGTGGGGCCGGCTGTTCGACGGTCCGCGGCCCGCCGAACTGCACCCGTTCCGCGAGCTGGCCGGGCCCCGGCACCACGCGCCGTCCACCCCCGGCGACCTGTTCCTGCACATCAGGGCCGCCCGCACCGACCTGTGCTTCGCGCTCGCCGCCGAACTGGTGCGGCGGCTGCGCGGCGCGGTCACCGTGCGGGACGAGACGCAGGCCTTCTCCTACTTCGACTCGCGCAACCTGCTCGGCTTCGTCGACGGCACGGAGAACCCGGTCGGGCCGGCCGCGGCCGACGCGGCACTGGTCGGTGCGGAGGATCCCGGCTTCCGGGGTGGCAGTTACGCGCTGGTGCAGAAGTACCTGCACGACGTGGACGCCTGGGACGCCCTCGCCGTCGAGGCGCAGGAGAAGGTGATAGGCCGCACCAAGCTCACCAACCTGGAACTCGACGCGCCCGGTTCGCACAAGGACGTCAACACCGTCCTCGGCCCCGACGGAGCGGAGCAGAAGATCCTGCGGTCGGCGATGCCGTTCGGCAGGCCCGGACACGGAGAGTTCGGCACGTACTTCGTGGCCTATGCGCGCACCCCCGCGATACCCGAGACGATGCTGCGCAAGATGTTCCTGGGCGGGCCGGGCTCGGGGCCCGACCCGCTGCTGGACTACTCGCGCGCCGTCACCGGCAGTCTGTTCTTCATCCCGCCGGCGGACTTCCTGGAGGCGCTGCCCGGCGGCTGA
- a CDS encoding FAD:protein FMN transferase, with product MRRVEHVMGFPVSVRIDDEDFPGAPVDALFAWLREVDARFSPFRPDSEVSRLDRGEVREPSPGLREVLDLCEEYRVATGGAFDARLPGRGLDPCAVVKGWSVQKGAELLEAAGARRFCLNAGGDVIASGGPWRVGVRHPERADRLCAVLDLTDRAVATSARYERGDHILDGRTGRPATGLLGVTVVAPTLTEADTVATAAFALGVEGVAWAAAREDCEVFAVDSGRRVLRSAGFPVAEGQPPGSASRKSAGGMKNRLPVTARE from the coding sequence ATGCGCCGCGTCGAGCACGTCATGGGGTTCCCGGTGTCGGTCCGGATCGACGACGAGGACTTCCCCGGGGCGCCGGTGGACGCCCTGTTCGCCTGGCTGCGCGAGGTCGACGCGCGATTCAGCCCGTTCCGCCCGGACAGCGAGGTGTCCCGGCTGGACCGGGGCGAGGTGCGCGAGCCGAGCCCGGGACTCCGCGAGGTCCTGGACCTGTGCGAGGAGTACCGGGTCGCGACCGGGGGCGCCTTCGACGCACGGCTGCCCGGCCGCGGCCTCGACCCCTGCGCCGTGGTGAAGGGCTGGTCGGTGCAGAAGGGAGCGGAGCTGCTGGAAGCGGCCGGGGCGAGGCGGTTCTGCCTCAACGCGGGCGGTGACGTGATCGCCTCCGGCGGGCCCTGGCGCGTCGGCGTACGCCACCCCGAGCGGGCCGACCGGCTCTGCGCGGTCCTGGACCTCACGGACCGGGCCGTCGCGACCTCGGCCCGCTACGAGCGCGGCGACCACATCCTCGACGGCCGCACCGGCCGCCCGGCGACGGGGCTGCTCGGCGTGACCGTCGTGGCCCCGACCCTGACGGAGGCGGACACCGTCGCGACGGCGGCGTTCGCACTCGGCGTGGAGGGCGTCGCGTGGGCGGCCGCCCGGGAGGACTGCGAGGTGTTCGCGGTGGACTCCGGGCGGCGGGTGCTGCGGAGCGCGGGGTTCCCGGTGGCGGAGGGTCAGCCGCCGGGCAGCGCCTCCAGGAAGTCCGCCGGCGGGATGAAGAACAGACTGCCGGTGACGGCGCGCGAGTAG
- a CDS encoding FMN-binding protein: MKRALPVLVLSVAGLIPVWRYAPSHDTGSSPAPARAAAPASTPSASSSGGTTTTVVSGSLVDTEKGPVRVEVTFDGDEIASVRMLQQPDHPQTTAAVPKLIEETLQAQSADIDTVSGATVTSDGYKESLQAALDAKG; this comes from the coding sequence GTGAAGCGAGCCCTACCCGTCCTCGTCCTGAGCGTCGCCGGTCTGATCCCGGTCTGGCGCTACGCGCCCTCGCACGACACCGGTTCGTCGCCGGCCCCCGCCCGGGCGGCGGCGCCGGCGTCCACTCCCTCGGCCTCCTCGTCGGGCGGCACCACGACCACCGTCGTGTCGGGGTCGCTCGTCGACACCGAGAAGGGCCCCGTGCGGGTCGAGGTCACCTTCGACGGCGACGAGATCGCCTCGGTGCGGATGCTCCAGCAGCCGGACCACCCGCAGACCACGGCCGCCGTCCCGAAGCTCATCGAGGAGACGCTCCAGGCGCAGAGCGCCGACATCGACACGGTGTCCGGCGCCACGGTCACCAGCGACGGCTACAAGGAGTCCCTCCAGGCCGCGCTCGACGCGAAGGGCTGA
- a CDS encoding ferredoxin reductase family protein, whose translation MVGRAGLYAVLLANAAVVAVFFAQAGFASNALIVLGRLTGLYAALLMAFQLLLVARLPWFDRRIGMDRLTSWHRWTGFSVLWLLLSHAVFIVLGYAQASSLDPVNQLVDLAETVQGVLRAIVALAIILVVGAVSARYARRRLAYETWHFIHLYTYVAVVLAFTHQVAAGTTFASSAVATAYWYAVWGVALASVFTGRLVLPLWRNLRHRLRVTAVVPENDDVVSIYVTGRDLDRLPALAGQFFLWRFLTKDRWWQANPFSLSAAPDGRTLRLTAKRAGDGSAALRHLKAGTRVFAEGPYGAFTTLHRTRPDAVLIAGGVGVTPIRALLEELHGHAVVIYRVATDQDAVLYDELRDLALARGAELHLVTGPSVPDRLAPRELARLVPDIAERDVYLCGPPPMMNAVLGSLRELGVPKPQTHFERFSLAG comes from the coding sequence GTGGTGGGCCGCGCCGGCCTGTACGCGGTGCTGCTGGCGAACGCGGCCGTGGTGGCCGTGTTCTTCGCGCAGGCCGGTTTCGCCTCGAACGCGCTGATCGTGCTGGGCCGGCTGACCGGGCTGTACGCGGCGCTGCTGATGGCGTTCCAGCTGCTGCTGGTGGCGCGGCTGCCGTGGTTCGACCGGCGGATCGGCATGGACCGGCTGACGTCCTGGCACCGCTGGACGGGCTTCTCGGTGCTGTGGCTGCTGCTGTCGCACGCGGTGTTCATCGTCCTCGGCTACGCGCAGGCCTCCTCCCTGGACCCGGTGAACCAGCTGGTGGACCTCGCCGAGACGGTTCAGGGCGTGCTGCGGGCGATCGTCGCGCTGGCGATCATCCTCGTGGTCGGGGCGGTCTCGGCCCGATACGCCCGGCGCCGGCTGGCGTACGAGACCTGGCACTTCATCCACCTGTACACCTACGTGGCGGTGGTCCTGGCGTTCACGCACCAGGTCGCGGCCGGGACGACGTTCGCCTCGTCCGCGGTGGCGACGGCGTACTGGTACGCCGTGTGGGGCGTGGCCCTGGCCTCGGTGTTCACCGGCCGGCTGGTGCTGCCGCTGTGGCGCAACCTGCGCCACCGGCTCCGGGTGACGGCCGTCGTCCCGGAGAACGACGACGTCGTCTCGATCTACGTCACGGGCCGCGACCTGGACCGGCTGCCCGCCCTGGCCGGGCAGTTCTTCCTGTGGCGGTTCCTGACGAAGGACCGCTGGTGGCAGGCGAACCCGTTCTCCCTGTCCGCCGCCCCCGACGGCCGCACCCTGCGGCTCACCGCCAAGCGGGCCGGTGACGGCAGCGCCGCCCTGCGGCACCTGAAGGCCGGCACGCGCGTCTTCGCCGAGGGCCCCTACGGCGCCTTCACCACCCTGCACCGCACCCGCCCCGACGCCGTGCTCATCGCCGGCGGCGTCGGTGTCACGCCGATCCGGGCCCTGCTGGAGGAGCTGCACGGCCACGCGGTCGTGATCTACCGGGTGGCCACGGACCAGGACGCGGTGCTCTACGACGAGCTGCGCGATCTCGCGCTCGCCCGGGGCGCCGAACTGCACCTGGTCACGGGCCCGTCCGTGCCGGACCGGCTGGCGCCGCGGGAGCTGGCCCGGCTGGTGCCGGACATCGCCGAGCGGGACGTCTACCTGTGCGGTCCGCCGCCCATGATGAACGCGGTGCTCGGCAGCCTGCGCGAGCTGGGCGTGCCGAAGCCGCAGACCCACTTCGAACGCTTCAGCCTGGCCGGATGA